In Neorhizobium sp. NCHU2750, a single genomic region encodes these proteins:
- a CDS encoding 23S rRNA (adenine(2030)-N(6))-methyltransferase RlmJ: MNYRHIYHAGNFADVLKHAVLARLVRYQQNKDKAFRVLDTHAGIGLYDLSSEEAQKTGEWVDGIGRLMEAELPENVAEILEPYLASVRELNPKGGIKLYPGSPKLARMLFRPQDRLSAMELHPDDYNRLHNLFEGDFQVRVTELDGWLALGAHLPPKEKRGIVLVDPPFEEAGEYERLVKGVAHAHRRFSGGTYCLWYPIKKGAPIKAFHEELQALEIPKMLCAELSVKSDRETTGLSGTGLIIVNPPFTLKDELHALLPVLKTLLAQDRFASQRAFWLRGEESGQRGDD, translated from the coding sequence ATGAACTACCGGCATATCTACCACGCGGGCAATTTTGCCGATGTTCTGAAGCACGCCGTGCTGGCGCGGCTCGTCCGCTACCAGCAGAACAAGGACAAGGCGTTTCGCGTGCTCGACACCCATGCGGGGATCGGGCTCTACGACCTGTCGTCGGAAGAGGCGCAGAAGACTGGCGAATGGGTGGATGGCATCGGCCGCCTGATGGAGGCGGAACTGCCGGAGAATGTCGCCGAGATCCTCGAACCCTATTTGGCGTCCGTACGGGAATTGAACCCCAAGGGCGGCATCAAGCTCTATCCCGGCTCGCCGAAGCTCGCCCGCATGTTGTTTCGCCCGCAGGATCGCCTGTCGGCGATGGAACTGCATCCGGACGACTATAATCGCCTGCACAATCTGTTCGAGGGTGATTTCCAGGTTCGCGTCACCGAACTCGACGGCTGGCTGGCACTCGGGGCGCATCTGCCGCCGAAGGAAAAGCGCGGCATCGTGCTGGTCGACCCGCCGTTTGAAGAGGCCGGCGAGTACGAACGGCTGGTGAAGGGGGTGGCACACGCGCACCGGCGCTTTTCCGGCGGCACCTATTGCCTCTGGTATCCGATCAAGAAGGGCGCGCCGATCAAGGCGTTCCATGAGGAACTGCAGGCGCTCGAAATCCCGAAAATGCTCTGTGCCGAGCTTTCGGTCAAAAGCGATCGCGAGACGACGGGGCTCTCCGGCACCGGCCTCATCATCGTCAATCCGCCCTTCACGCTGAAGGACGAGCTGCATGCGCTTCTGCCGGTGTTGAAGACGCTTCTTGCGCAGGACCGGTTTGCCTCGCAGCGCGCTTTCTGGCTGCGCGGCGAAGAGAGCGGGCAGCGCGGCGACGACTGA
- a CDS encoding lysylphosphatidylglycerol synthase domain-containing protein: MTFKKYLWPTIGGLTIALSAWLLYKELRGLSLDDLWGSLAAIAPRHWLLAAASSLLAYWALAAYDRIALMHLGRKIDWFFITVCSFTTYALSHNVGASVVSGAVVRYRAYSTKGMAPAEIGVLIAMCSVTFILGTMMLIGIILVIEPELIDRFGDLIPVEATAATGYVLLFLIALYVLASFMKLKPLTLRLSKLGSVNIVYPAPRVVLPQLLVAPVELIGAAGIIYFALPEAGNPGYMIVLGIFLVSFSAALLSHAPGGLGVLELVFVMGLPDMNPADVIAALLVFRLFYLILPFIMALVVIFVFERSQFHRQEPLDMQRAKPPEKA, translated from the coding sequence ATGACATTCAAGAAATACCTGTGGCCGACGATAGGCGGCCTGACGATAGCGCTTTCGGCCTGGCTTCTCTACAAGGAATTGAGGGGGCTTTCGCTCGATGACCTGTGGGGTAGCCTTGCTGCCATCGCCCCGCGGCACTGGTTGTTGGCCGCCGCCTCCAGCCTGCTGGCCTACTGGGCTCTGGCCGCCTATGACCGCATCGCATTGATGCATCTCGGCCGCAAGATCGACTGGTTCTTCATCACCGTCTGCTCCTTCACCACCTATGCGCTGTCGCACAATGTCGGTGCCTCGGTCGTCTCCGGTGCGGTGGTCCGCTACCGGGCCTATTCGACCAAGGGCATGGCGCCGGCCGAGATCGGCGTCCTCATTGCCATGTGTTCGGTCACCTTCATCCTCGGGACGATGATGCTGATCGGAATCATTCTGGTGATCGAACCGGAGCTGATCGACCGTTTCGGCGATCTGATACCGGTCGAGGCGACCGCAGCGACCGGCTATGTCCTGCTGTTCTTGATCGCGCTTTATGTGCTGGCGAGCTTCATGAAACTGAAGCCGCTGACCCTTCGCCTGTCGAAACTCGGCAGCGTCAATATCGTCTATCCGGCCCCGCGTGTCGTGCTGCCGCAATTGCTTGTCGCTCCGGTCGAGCTGATCGGCGCTGCCGGCATCATCTATTTCGCCCTGCCGGAAGCGGGTAACCCCGGCTACATGATCGTGCTCGGGATCTTTCTCGTCTCCTTTTCGGCAGCGCTTCTGTCGCATGCGCCGGGCGGGCTCGGTGTCCTGGAACTGGTCTTCGTCATGGGCCTGCCGGACATGAACCCTGCAGACGTGATCGCCGCACTTCTGGTGTTTCGGCTGTTCTACCTGATCCTGCCCTTCATCATGGCGCTGGTGGTGATCTTCGTCTTCGAACGCTCCCAGTTTCATCGCCAGGAGCCGCTCGACATGCAACGCGCAAAGCCGCCGGAAAAGGCATGA